One Salvia splendens isolate huo1 chromosome 22, SspV2, whole genome shotgun sequence DNA segment encodes these proteins:
- the LOC121787854 gene encoding monothiol glutaredoxin-S6-like produces the protein MEKVKEVVARSPVVIFSKSGCCISHTIMILIRGFGANPAMYELDRLPNGAEMEMALIGLGCNPSVPAVFVGRNFMGGSHEVMSLNIQGKLKPLLIKANAIWI, from the coding sequence ATGGAAAAGGTGAAGGAAGTAGTGGCACGGAGCCCCGTTGTGATATTCAGCAAGAGCGGCTGCTGCATTTCGCATACGATTATGATTTTAATACGTGGGTTTGGGGCCAACCCGGCTATGTATGAGCTTGATCGTCTCCCGAATGGAGCGGAGATGGAGATGGCATTGATTGGATTAGGGTGTAACCCTAGCGTCCCGGCCGTGTTCGTTGGAAGGAATTTTATGGGTGGATCACATGAGGTTATGAGCCTCAATATCCAAGGAAAGCTCAAGCCTTTGCTAATCAAGGCCAATGCTATTTGGATCTAG
- the LOC121787853 gene encoding monothiol glutaredoxin-S6-like, giving the protein MDRVKEVVALSHVVIFIKSGCCISHAIMILIRGFGANPAMYELDRLPNGVEMEKALIGLGCNPSVPAVFVGRNFMGGSHDVVMSLNIQGKLKPLLIKANAIWI; this is encoded by the coding sequence ATGGATAGGGTGAAGGAAGTAGTGGCACTGAGCCATGTTGTGATTTTCATCAAAAGCGGCTGTTGCATTTCGCATGCGATTATGATTTTAATACGCGGGTTTGGGGCCAACCCGGCTATGTACGAGCTTGATCGTCTCCCGAATGGAGTGGAGATGGAGAAGGCATTGATTGGATTGGGGTGTAACCCTAGCGTCCCGGCCGTGTTTGTTGGGAGAAATTTTATGGGTGGATCACATGATGTTGTTATGAGCCTCAATATCCAAGGAAAGCTCAAGCCTTTGCTAATCAAGGCCAATGCTATTTGGATCTAG